GACGCTTTACACTGACAGCAATATCACTGGGAGTTCCGCAAGTCAGTTTTTCTTCATTGACCAGATCAGTGATGGTTTCTCCTGGATTTTCAGAGACAACCAGAAGGATCTGCCACTGGATGATCGTCAGAGGATATTCCTGAAGAAGCTGAGTGAGTTTGATTAACCCTTTTATTGTCATCTTTCAGTTCTCTTGTCGTTAGTTGAGGGGGAGTTGCTGCTATGGAGCCGTCGTTTAACCTGTTAATCAGACAAAAATTATCCGACAAAACCTATGGTTTGAACTACAACCCCACAAGAACAAATATTAGACACTTTTAGCCTGTTTAGGCAAATTTAATAAAATATTATCGTAATTTATATAAATAAATGCTCCATACGTTACATTTCGGAACACTTGTGAGACGTGGCCTTGCGGAAAAAAGATAATGAGACTTTATTGCTAATAAATAGATAAAAAAGCCTGCAATATAGAAAATAAGCCGTTCCTGATTTCGCTAATGAAGTAAAGCTCTTGCTGCACATCGCTTGAAAGCAAGGTTTTATTTTCCGCCTTACCGGTCAAATGTTTTGCGAAAGACAAACCACTGTCGTTTATTAATAAATAAAACCAAAGTGCTAAGTATGGGAAGCTAGAGAATACAGGATGAAGAGCGTTGAGACTGAATTTTTATGAGCGTTTACAAAAGCAGTGACAGCGGAGGGTGTCATTCTCATGAATAAATGTTGAGTTTGCAGAAATCCCTAGCCACATAACGTATGTAAAACTTGTAGACATGGATATTTCAAGAAAGGCTATTCATGGTAGAGAATCAGGATAAATCAATATGTCTACATATAAGCAGCCGACGAGCAGCCAGATAAATCTATAAAGCTATACCGTTAGCAACAGAATGATCATCTGTGTTCTTTGATTGCGCATAATATATATTATGTTAAATTATATGTTATAATGATGCCTGACCTGTGCCCCAAGCCTGTGTTCACAGGCTATTCAATGAGACCAACGATTAAATTTGATTATTTCTCCGATCCTCTCTTCTGCCTGCTATCACCAGCAGACAAGGAGTAATAAACAGTGTCAGTACGGTTGCAAAGGATAATCCGCTGGCAATGGCGACTGAAAGCTGGTTCCACATTTGTGTTGAAGGTGCACCAATATCAATTTTATGAGCAAATAGATCTATGTTGGCCGACAGTACCATGGGTAACAGCCCCAGTACCGTGGTGACAGTGGTGAGCAATACAGGTCGTAAACGTTGTGCTCCGGTACGCAAGACCGCCTGTGTCGCATCCATCCCCCTCTCTCTTAGCGTATTGTAGGTGTCGATCAGTACAATATTATTGTTGACGATAATCCCTGCAAGAGAGATGACACCAATGCCACTCATGACAATGCCAAAAGGCTGCCCGGTCACGAGCAGGCCAATAAACACACCACCTGTTGACAGCACCACGGCAGACATAATCAGGAAGGCCTGGTAAAAGCTATTAAACTGGCTGACAAGAATCATTGCCATAACGAACAACGCAACGGCAAAGGCTTTTATCAGGAAGGTCTGACTTTCCTGCTGATCAGCTTGTTCACCTTTAATGGAAACACTGACACCGTCGGGCAAGCCTGCGGCTTCAATCTCGGCAAATATTTCCGGTAAAATCTTGCCAAGCTGCTCACCCTCCAACAGATCGCCACCAATATTGACACTCCGCAGCCCATCGGTGTGATTAATATTATCCAGTTTGCTGGCAATGGTCCGATCGGTAAAGTGACTGATCGGCACCAGACCTGCAGCCGTCATCAGTCTCAGTCGGTCGATGCTCTCAAGATGACGATCCTGCTCCGGAAACCTTATACGGATATCAACTTCATCATTGCTATTATCCGGTCGATAGCTGCCAACTTTCAGTCCTGACGTCACCATCTGGATCATACTGCCAGTGGTGGTGACATCAGCACCAAAGCGCGCAGCTTCGGTACGATCAATGTTCATTTGCCACTCATAACCGGGAGTCGATCCGTTATGTTCAATATTCACGACCTTGGGGTGATTTCGAAGAACGCGCTCGACTATTCTGAGGCTGTTATCAAGGTGACCAAGGTTTTCAGAGAAAATAGTGAGACTTAATGGTACGCCAGAAGGCGGGCCGTCTTTTTGTCGGTTAACCAGAATATCAAGCCCTGAAAAAATCGAGAGTTTTTCCTTTATCTGCTCCATGACCTCAGGTGCTGGTCCCCGGTACTGCCAGTCAACCAGTGTAAGCGACAGAGTACCTATGCTCTGTTTATCACCCGTTCTTGCATAAACGGACTTGATGACGGGTAATTCCATCAACAGGTTTTCAGCCTGTTTCACAATGTCGTGTTTTTCATCAATGGAGTAGTTGCTGGTATTGGCTAAAAGACTAACCCGGGCATAATTGGTTTCGACACTCGGAAAAAACTCGACCCCATTTCCTACTCTGCCAAAAGCCCAGTAAATCGCACATACCAGCAATAAACCCGAGCCTACTATCTTGCCCGGATGATTCAGGGCTTTTGTCAGCAAACGGGTGTAACGTCCTGATAAGCCGACCATTGTCGCCAGTTCACCGACCTCAGAGGCTTTCACGTTTATTGTTTCTGTGGGCGATAGTACCCTGGGTTTGCCAATGAGTGTGCCAATGGTCGGGATGAAAATCAGAGCCATCACCAGTGATGCGGACAGTGTGGCAATTAATGTCAGCGGCAGGTACATCATGAACTCCCCCATCATGCCCGGCCAGAACATTAATGGGAAAAAGGCGGCCAGTGTCGTTGCTGTTGAGGCGGTGATAGGCCATGACATACGCAGGGAAGCCTGTAAATAAGCGTCTTTTCTGGGCAGGCCTTCACTCATTTTCCGGTCAGCAAATTCGGTGACTACAATTGCACCGTCAACGAGCATGCCGACGGACATAATCAGGGCAAACAAAACAATCATATTGATGGTCAGCCCGAAAATGGCGATCATCAGAATGCCGGTCAGAAAAGCACCCGGAATGGCCAGCCCGACCAGAATTGAGCTACGAAGCCCCAGCGCGCCAAGAATAACGATAACCACCAGAATCACGGCAGACAGCACGTTATTTTGCAAATCAAGCAGCATCAATTGTACGTCTTTGGACTGATCTTTACTGAAGTCAACCTGTAAACTGTCGGGAGCCTGTTTTTGTACCTCTGCAACGATGGCTTTGGTCACTTCGATCGTCTGAATGATGTTTTCGCCCGGGCGCTTTTTGACCTCCAGTGAAACACTGGGTTCACCATTCATACTGGCGTAGCTGCCACCGTCCTTAAACGTACTGCGAACGGTAGCAACATCGGCAAACGTGATCACTTTATCACCGTCTACCTTGACGGGCTGGGCCAAAATGTCGGCCGGAGTCTTATAAACAGCGGGTACCTTAACAGCAAAACGACCATTGCCATTATCGACATTGCCTGCGGCTACCAGTTTGTTGTTGCTGCCAACCAAATTAACGACATCGGCCGGTACCAATCCATAACTTTCCAGTTTTAACGGGTCAATAACAACATCAATAACATCCTCACGATCACCGCCAATGGTGACTTCCAGAATTTCCCTACGCCCTTCAAGAACATCCCGCACTTTTCTGGCAATCTGTATCAGAGCTCTCTCCGGCATATCACCAGACAGAATAACGGTGATCACCGGCTCCATACTGGCAATGGTAATCTGTTTTACTACGGGCTCATCACTGCCATCCGGAAGCTTACTCTTGGCCTGATTGACCTTGTCCCGAACATCCGCCATGACCTTGGTGATATCCAGCCCGGCAATGAACTCAATCGTAATGGAAGCGTGAGATTGTGATGCGGTGGATGTGATCTCTTTGATGCCTGCAATTCCCCTGAGTTCTTTTTCAAGGGGAAGCACCATCAGTCGTTCAGAGTCTTCAGGGGAAATGCCTTCATAATGCACTGACACATAAACGACAGGAATGGGTACATCGGGTGCAGCTTCTTTAGGAATCGTAATATAAGACAGTGTTCCGAGAGACAATAACAGCACAAACAACATCAATACGGTGCGCGTCCGGGAGAGAAATAGCTTGATAATCGCATGCATAGTCTTACTCTCCTGCGACCAGAGTCGCATCACTGCCTGCTACTACGACACGACTTCCCTCTTTTACAAATCCCTGTCCCCGCGTAATGATCCGGGCTGTCGCAGGTATCCCGCCCAGCCAAAGGCTGTTACTGCCAGTCTTAACAATCTCGGCAGAAGTGAACTGCACAATATTATTTCGATCCACCCATTTGATGCCCGGTATCCCGCTCTCATTCAGGCTTAATAATGCCGGGCTGAGTTCTACAGCCCTCACCTGCCCCATCACCAGATCCGCTTCCACACTGAGGCCTGCAGGCAATTCCATATCAGGGTTGGCAATGGCCAGTTCAACAGTGAACGTTCTGGTAGCGTCATTGGCTTTGCGGGATATATAACGGACAGTGGCGTTAGCAGACTGTTCGCCCAACAAACGAATGTCAGCGTCATCGCCCACAGATAACGACTGAATCAGTTCCTGGGTTACATCTACCGAGACAATTAATGGATTCAGATCCAGTATCTCTGCAACCGGTTTGCCACGGTCAATAAAATCGCCCAGCTCCACCATTCGTTCATGCAGAATACCGGTTACCGGCGACACTATGCGGGTATTCTCCAAATCAATCTGTAAACGTTGCAAACGCGATTCGGCTTCAGCCACTGCCAGCTCAAGTTGTGGCAGCTGGTTATCGGCAATCAGGTTTTTCTTTTGCAAGGTTCTGGCTGAGTCCAGATCAAGGCGGGCTTTCTTTACTTGTGCCCGGGCTGATTTCAATTCAGCCTTCAGGCTACCTTCCCGAAGGTTGACCAACGCCTCCCCTTCCCTGACCAAAGCTCCTCGTTGAGCTTGAGTAGCAACGATGCGTGCCGCCAGCTCTGAACTGACTGTGATCACCCGATCCGGGCGAGTTTTACCGTATAACGTTATGGTTCTTGGAATCAGCTGATGATTAAACTGGCGTGCGTTGACCGTTGGCAGTGTCGTTTCCGTCATCGCCTCTGCTGACGGTAAAGCTTTTTTTGCAGAATCGTTGATATCAGTAATATCTGCCGTCAGTAGATAAACGCTGAGAACAACGGCAGTGGCAATCGCTGCCAGCCAGGATTTTCCGGGGAGAGGACTATTGAACATAATGTTGATTACGATCCCTGTTACTGCTTTTTTGTTATTTTCAGCTGCACACTACTCGACTTCAAAGCATGCGACAAGCTAGATGTTTGCAGTATTGTGTTTTTTTTAATGCCCACAAGGTTATCTGCACACTTGGCATTTTCACCAGCAAACTTACACACTCTGTACTGAATATATGACTCGATGCTGCAGTTTTACCTAAACAAGTAACGTATTTATCTCGATTCTAAGCTGCATCTAAAAGTTTAAACTTCCGGGCGTGTGCTTTGAGTGAGTCAGTTGCCTTTTGTTCTCCCAGGTCTCTACCAGCCATATGCCTGCTCGACTCCCGCTTGGGCAAAGTATGCTCTAAGGCTAAGGCCAGAGCCTTAAGCTCGGTATCTGGATCTTCCGATTCAACCACTGATTTCACCGTAGCAAGCAAGGCTTCTGCATTGAGGCGTTCGATCAGACAGCCTGCGGGCATTCCGGCCTGTTTGTTTTTCAGTAGGACGAATTGCTCAGGGTGCAGTAACAGCATGTGTTCGCACAGCAGGCTCAGGATCACGCCGCGCTGCGATCCGTCAGCACCTTGCTGTTTGCTCAACCTGTTCCAGCCACAATGAGCTTTCCAGTCTTGAATGAAAACCTCGACCAACCACCTCAAGGTGTAAATCCTGGCTATGTCGGTATGCCGCCATGACATATCTGAAGCCACCAGATAGCGATAATCCTCTTCACCCTCATACTTCAGGGCAATAACAAAACGTCTTTTCCCATGAGCCTTAACATACAGCCGAGCAGCCAGCATCGTGACCTGCTCTTCTTTGCCACCGCGTATTATGAGTTGAGTTTCAGCGCCTTTCTGGCGCGAAAAGTAAGCTTTGAGAGTCGCTTCCGAGTGGTTTCGGTTGGATACTTTCTGATTCGAGCGCAGTTGGCTGACAACCTGGGCTCCGCCTGTTATTTCCGCAGCCTTATCCATAAAGTCTCCTGTGCCATACAGTGCATCAGCGAGAATTGCTTTGATCGTAATGTTGGGAAACGAATCAACAAATTCTTGCAGCATAACCAGCGTCAACGACTGCATGGTGGGGTAACGAACATGATCTGGCTCAGGACGGTTCGGTCGTTCTTTTTTCTGAATGCCTTGCTTCCTGAGCGCCTTGTCTTTCTTCCTCCATGCAGATAACTCAGGGTCAGGAATATAAAAGCGAAACCCTACTGGAAAGGTAGCTACTTCAGTAACGAGCACCATAAACACCAGTTCCTGCCCATTAAAATAACCACCTGTTGATTTGTCTTTTATCTTATGGGCACCGTCGATTTTTGAAGTCCTTTTAGTGCGCTTTTTTCCTGTATCGTCGATAGCAAGGGTTCCACTTTGTATTCCATAGCGTAGAAGAATATTTCTGACGCTGGCCTGTAGCAGGCTTTGCCATGCAATTTCTGCTTGATAAAACATCCAGCACAGACGGGTCGCTTTGAATCTGCCTAAGCTTCTGCGCTCAAAAGCAGCCCAGTTAATAGTTTTAGTTACCACGATTCCCATGATAAAAACGCCCAGTGCCACTTTCTGGGATCTACTCAACTGCGCAGAGGAATTGATGGACTTGAGCGAATCATTCAAAGCATCCAGAAAGGCAGTGACAACGGGTAATGGGCGAATTAGCAAGATACGACACTTGACGGTTATTAAGTTCCTATGAGATCTTACCTCCAACCTGCTGCTGTGGCTATGATGGAATCTCGCAAGGCTTGAATTCGGAGCTGCAGTAGTAGTCTGCTCTTATGCCACCCTGCCATTTCCTGCTCTCCCTCAAATATCAAAAACTGCAGCATCGAGTATGACGTACTTCATATCGTACGACAGTTAAGGTGGTTTCGGATCTGGTCGAACATACAGAAAGATAACCATGGAATGATACAACGATGATTCCTGATTCAGGGCAGCCTCAGCCAATACCGCCAAAGCAGGATAGACAGTCTGAAAATACAGAAAATGACAAGTCGCTATTATCTGAATCTACAAAACATGATCTGTCAGGCAGCTCGATGTATAGGAATTTCAAAGCATAGATAGAAAACCTGTTGTCGTATAGTTCTGATGGTTTTTTCTGAAGAGAGATCAGGCCGTTTTATCTGACACTAAAAAACCGCAGTTTTTCAGGTGATATTGGTGTGAAGTTGAAATAAACCATCTATTTCTCTGCTTCTGTTTGCTCAGGACACACTGACCCTGTTACTCCAGAGCAACCGGTCTGCCCAGTGCCAGCCGTTCATGGCACTGCCGCAGCTCCGCCAGTGTTTTACCCGGCACGATGCCTGTCAAAATCATCCTGGATTGGCACAGGATACATTCCAGTGGGTCTACCCCAAAACTGTTTTTCATCAGCGCCGGGAACCGGATCGGAATGGCTTTTCTCTCAGGCTGCTCCAGCAGATCATAAACTTTCGGTAACAGCTTTGAGCGCACTCGGGTGGCCAGGAAACCGTAGTACCGGATCATGCGGAAGCCTTTGTCCGGAATGTGCTGTACCAGGCGTTTGATGAAGTCCTCCACTTTGCTGGTAAAACGCAGATACGCTTTGGTGGTATGGTTCAGATAACCGAAGATCACCTCCTTGCCATCGTAGTGTTTCAGGCGGCTCATGGACAGGGCTGGGCGTTTCAGGTAGCGACCCAGGTATTTGATGTTGCGGTGGTGATTCTTGCTGGGTTTGGCAAAGTGAACGATCCAGGGTTTCTGGTAGTGGCCATTGAGCCAACGATTGAATCCGGTTTTGTTGGGACAGATGGCTTGCAGGGTTTTCGGAAGCTTCAGTTCCCCTCGGCTGTAGCTCTCCCGTAAAAGTTGGGTGATTTCATAGCGCCACATGGGCATGAGTGCCTGCTTGCTGAAGAAGAGAGGCTTCCAGTCTTTGTTGTCATTGGCCAGCCCGCCACGGGTGACAGACAGGTGCACATGCACGTTCCACTTCAGGTCACGGCCGAAGGTGTGCAGGGCGGTGAAGATGCCGGGCAATATTCCCTTTTTTCGGGTCAGCTTCAGAACAACCTTGGCTGCCAATCCGCTGAGTGCGCCCAGCAATTGCCGGTTGTACCGGAACAACTCCCAGAGTTCCGAGGGCATGGTGAAGGTGATGTGTTGCCACTCGGTATCCGGAAATATCGCTTTCTGCTGTTCTATCCACTGGTCAGTGAGTTTCTTGCCGCAGGTGGGACAGAACCGGCTCTTGCAACTGAAGCAGACTTTTTTCTGGTGCGAGCATTTTGGGTTGCTGCACTGGAACACGGCATAGCCCCGCACCGTCAATCCGCAGCTGAGCATTTTGATGACGTTATCCACAATGGCAGGACGTATGCGGTGTTTGTGCTTCTGGTAAAAGTGCCACCATGCGCCGCCTTTCTGGAAAAGTGTTTTAAGTCGGGTTGGGAGGCGAATCACTCTTCACCTTCCGATGAACTGAGATCGCCATGCTTGCGTTTTCGATGTTTTCTTTTGTGATTCGACAGGGCTTTCGCATTCTTGCAGACCGTCCCGCATGGCCGCTGCTGGCCATCCTCCCCGACCACTGTCACGTCACAGGTTTGTGGCCCGGTGTGATATTGGCTTTTGTGATACGACAGGGCTTGAGCATTCTTGCAGACCGTCCCGCATGGCCGCTGCTGGCCATCCTCCCCGACCACTGTCACGTCACAGGTTTGTTGCCCGGTGTGGTCTCTTCTTTTGTGATTCGACAGGGCTGGAGCATTCTTGCAGACCGTCCCGCATGGCCGCTGCTGGCCATCCTCCCCGACCACTGTCACGTCACAGGTTTGTTGCCCGGTGTGATATTCGCTTTTGTGATTCGACAGGGCTTGAGCATTCTTGCAGACCGTCCCGCATGGCCGCTGCTGGCCATCCTCCCCGACCACTGTCACGTCACAGGTTTGTTGCCCGGTGTGGTCTCTTCTTTTGTGATTCGACAGGGCTGGAGCATTCTTGCAGACCGTCCCGCATGGCCGCTGCTGGCCATCCTCCCCGACCACTGTCACGTCACAGGTTTTTTGCCCGGTGTGATATTGGTTTTTGTGAGTAGACAGGGCTTGAGCATTCTTGCAGACCGTCCCGCATGGCCGCTGCTGGCCATCCTCCCCGACCACTGTCATGTCACAGGTTTGTGGCCCGGTGTGGTCTCTTCTTTTGTGAGTAGACAGGGCTGGAGCATTCTTGCAGACCGTCCCGCATGGCCGCTGCTGGCCATCCTCCCCGACCACTGTCACGTCACAGGTTTGTGGCCCGGTGTGGTCTCTTCTTTTGTGAGTAGACAGGGCTTTCGCATTCTTGCAGACCGTCCCGCATGGCCGCTGCTGGCCATCCTCCCCGACCACTGTCACGTCACAGGTTTGTGGCCCGGTGTGGTCTCTTCTTTTGTGAGTAGACAGGGCTTGAATAAACTTCTGTTCCTCCCTGCATATAGGACACGTCCACTCTGGTTTGTTAAGTTTCTCAAAACAATGGTTACAGATGTAGTGAAAGCAACTTGTACTCTTGATATCACTGTTTTCTGTAAAGTTGTTAAAGCAAACAGGACAGCGGTATGGATTGTTTTCATCTTGGGTGCTAGGCCGAATACCGACAAAGTGATTATCATTGGATAGAAGTCCCAGATATACAGGTTCCCCTGTGGTACTTATAGACGATGCTTCTGAGACTATGGTGACTTGAAAATCATCAGGATTGGCGTAGGTAAAAACCTGATCCTGAGTCAATCCACTGGCATGCAGATTGACAACGACAAAAGTTTTTTTGAGTAAGTGGCTCAGAAGCGGCAATAAAATAGTGAAGTCTGGCCATTCTCGATTGGTGAGTTGTTTCAAAACCAATCGGACATTTTCTACACCCTGTACAGCTTCCCAGCCTGAGAGAAAATTTAGATATTCGGTTGTCAATTCCTGCGCATTACCTTCTAAGTAATTTTTAATCATGGCAATGAGCCTTTCAATCAGACCAGAGACGTTTTCATTTGCGGATAAATTGATAGCATGCAGCCAACAAAGGTTATCTGTGGGAGTTCGCAAAGCACGGAATTCCTTAAGATGCTGGTTTAACAGCTGTTGAGAGTTATCTCCCGTAAATTCAGATTCAGAGCCAGTGTGCTGAAGCTTTTTCTTTTTAGCAGGACGGGGTTCCAGCTCGCTAGTTGTGCTACCAGTTTCTGCAGTAACAACTGTTTGAATGCTAGCGGTAGATGAGCTAAACGAAGATGGTGTAAAACCCGTATATTGCTTTGCTATGAAAGAAGGGGATATATGAGTTAAAACGTTAGTACCGTTTTGAAAGCAGCCCGGTTGTTGAGGATGAGAGAAGTGGATTAAGGTTTGTGTCTGGGGAGCGGCCATTGCCCTGACAAAACTAGCTTCTCGGCAATGTGTAACTCCTTCAGGAGCAGGACAAGGATTTTTGCAGAGAAAACAGGAGCCGTCAGTACAGAAACCGCATAAATGTTGTTCAGTTGCTTCTAAAGGCTGTAGGGCAGAGGCAACGGGAAAATTACCAAAGCCATTAGAAGCGCTGGAACCTGGAGCTGTAGCAGATTGAAATGATAAACACAGCTCTTCCACTATATATGTATCCAGTTCCATACGGTAATCCTGACACCGGCCATTAGCAGGATGTTGGTCTGCGCCGCGATTGGAGGCATAGGTGCAAGGTCCATTGTTACATGGATGCTCGGGACAATGCTGGCCGAAGGTATGTGCGGAACCAGGGGGAAAACCGCCACCGCCACCAGAATTACCAGACAGGCAGCCTGAAGAAGGTGAATATCCAAAGGAATAGCATGAGCCAAATGATTGGTCCTGTTGTCGTTCCGGGAAAGATAGCCAGAAAGAACTTCCTTGATTCGAGTTCATCAACGTGATGATTTGAAGTTCATGCTGCTCACTAGACTCCTGTTCATCCATTTGACTGAACAGAGGGAGTTCTGGATTCCAGTGTTTTCTGGTCAGCCAACCGACGACGACAGTCGCTACCAAAGGTAGCCATAAATAAGGCTGGGACTCAGGGGGGCTTCCCTGTTTTTGGAGAGTCAGAATTAATGTGTAACCGATGACTTCACGATTGGCGTACAGAGGCTGCCAAATGGACTCAACCACAGTGGTCACGGTTTGCCAGGAACCGGGAGGTCTGTATGGCTTGTCATCAGGTGGTGAGTCTGATCCTGCATAGCTGCTTGTGTCAGTAGTGTCTGCCGAGTTTTTCCGCAATGGCTCCATATCAATGGCTGGCATTGCAGGCCATGCATCCAGATCAGGCTTTATAGAAAAGCTTTGGTTGTTATGTTCAACCTCTACAATAAAACTCTTTGTCTGCGTCTCAGCCAAACAGACGAAAGAGAGTAGCAGTAGTACAGCAAAGAGTAAGCGTTTTATGGCTCTATCCTTTCATTCCAGTTGTTAGAGTGGGAAAGGATAGTTCAGGAAAATGAGTGTGTTTTTTGTCAAAGCCAAAAGGTTGCACCGCACAAAAAGTCGCCGCGAAGCGGCCTACCTTGATCCTTTTGTTCTTGAAAATCTGGATGGAGCCTTGAAAAAAGCAGAAGGCCAGAAGCATTCAATGAGTGACAAGATGGCATGTAGCATGCTCCTTGCTATAGCTATCACCAAAATGAAACGGGGAGATGAACCTGGCTTGCAGGCGGTTACCTATGAGCTACTGGATACCTATTCCGAACTATTGCCTGACTATATTGAACTGCTGCAT
Above is a window of Endozoicomonas montiporae CL-33 DNA encoding:
- a CDS encoding transposase; this encodes MLIRPLPVVTAFLDALNDSLKSINSSAQLSRSQKVALGVFIMGIVVTKTINWAAFERRSLGRFKATRLCWMFYQAEIAWQSLLQASVRNILLRYGIQSGTLAIDDTGKKRTKRTSKIDGAHKIKDKSTGGYFNGQELVFMVLVTEVATFPVGFRFYIPDPELSAWRKKDKALRKQGIQKKERPNRPEPDHVRYPTMQSLTLVMLQEFVDSFPNITIKAILADALYGTGDFMDKAAEITGGAQVVSQLRSNQKVSNRNHSEATLKAYFSRQKGAETQLIIRGGKEEQVTMLAARLYVKAHGKRRFVIALKYEGEEDYRYLVASDMSWRHTDIARIYTLRWLVEVFIQDWKAHCGWNRLSKQQGADGSQRGVILSLLCEHMLLLHPEQFVLLKNKQAGMPAGCLIERLNAEALLATVKSVVESEDPDTELKALALALEHTLPKRESSRHMAGRDLGEQKATDSLKAHARKFKLLDAA
- a CDS encoding MarR family winged helix-turn-helix transcriptional regulator; translated protein: MTIKGLIKLTQLLQEYPLTIIQWQILLVVSENPGETITDLVNEEKLTCGTPSDIAVSVKRLGEGRHDRPGLGYIKKVQHEADGRYFKLTLTAKGKKLVEKIKSKSRTMK
- a CDS encoding efflux RND transporter permease subunit, which gives rise to MHAIIKLFLSRTRTVLMLFVLLLSLGTLSYITIPKEAAPDVPIPVVYVSVHYEGISPEDSERLMVLPLEKELRGIAGIKEITSTASQSHASITIEFIAGLDITKVMADVRDKVNQAKSKLPDGSDEPVVKQITIASMEPVITVILSGDMPERALIQIARKVRDVLEGRREILEVTIGGDREDVIDVVIDPLKLESYGLVPADVVNLVGSNNKLVAAGNVDNGNGRFAVKVPAVYKTPADILAQPVKVDGDKVITFADVATVRSTFKDGGSYASMNGEPSVSLEVKKRPGENIIQTIEVTKAIVAEVQKQAPDSLQVDFSKDQSKDVQLMLLDLQNNVLSAVILVVIVILGALGLRSSILVGLAIPGAFLTGILMIAIFGLTINMIVLFALIMSVGMLVDGAIVVTEFADRKMSEGLPRKDAYLQASLRMSWPITASTATTLAAFFPLMFWPGMMGEFMMYLPLTLIATLSASLVMALIFIPTIGTLIGKPRVLSPTETINVKASEVGELATMVGLSGRYTRLLTKALNHPGKIVGSGLLLVCAIYWAFGRVGNGVEFFPSVETNYARVSLLANTSNYSIDEKHDIVKQAENLLMELPVIKSVYARTGDKQSIGTLSLTLVDWQYRGPAPEVMEQIKEKLSIFSGLDILVNRQKDGPPSGVPLSLTIFSENLGHLDNSLRIVERVLRNHPKVVNIEHNGSTPGYEWQMNIDRTEAARFGADVTTTGSMIQMVTSGLKVGSYRPDNSNDEVDIRIRFPEQDRHLESIDRLRLMTAAGLVPISHFTDRTIASKLDNINHTDGLRSVNIGGDLLEGEQLGKILPEIFAEIEAAGLPDGVSVSIKGEQADQQESQTFLIKAFAVALFVMAMILVSQFNSFYQAFLIMSAVVLSTGGVFIGLLVTGQPFGIVMSGIGVISLAGIIVNNNIVLIDTYNTLRERGMDATQAVLRTGAQRLRPVLLTTVTTVLGLLPMVLSANIDLFAHKIDIGAPSTQMWNQLSVAIASGLSFATVLTLFITPCLLVIAGRREDRRNNQI
- a CDS encoding IS91 family transposase; the protein is MIRLPTRLKTLFQKGGAWWHFYQKHKHRIRPAIVDNVIKMLSCGLTVRGYAVFQCSNPKCSHQKKVCFSCKSRFCPTCGKKLTDQWIEQQKAIFPDTEWQHITFTMPSELWELFRYNRQLLGALSGLAAKVVLKLTRKKGILPGIFTALHTFGRDLKWNVHVHLSVTRGGLANDNKDWKPLFFSKQALMPMWRYEITQLLRESYSRGELKLPKTLQAICPNKTGFNRWLNGHYQKPWIVHFAKPSKNHHRNIKYLGRYLKRPALSMSRLKHYDGKEVIFGYLNHTTKAYLRFTSKVEDFIKRLVQHIPDKGFRMIRYYGFLATRVRSKLLPKVYDLLEQPERKAIPIRFPALMKNSFGVDPLECILCQSRMILTGIVPGKTLAELRQCHERLALGRPVALE
- a CDS encoding RING finger protein, with amino-acid sequence MAETQTKSFIVEVEHNNQSFSIKPDLDAWPAMPAIDMEPLRKNSADTTDTSSYAGSDSPPDDKPYRPPGSWQTVTTVVESIWQPLYANREVIGYTLILTLQKQGSPPESQPYLWLPLVATVVVGWLTRKHWNPELPLFSQMDEQESSEQHELQIITLMNSNQGSSFWLSFPERQQDQSFGSCYSFGYSPSSGCLSGNSGGGGGFPPGSAHTFGQHCPEHPCNNGPCTYASNRGADQHPANGRCQDYRMELDTYIVEELCLSFQSATAPGSSASNGFGNFPVASALQPLEATEQHLCGFCTDGSCFLCKNPCPAPEGVTHCREASFVRAMAAPQTQTLIHFSHPQQPGCFQNGTNVLTHISPSFIAKQYTGFTPSSFSSSTASIQTVVTAETGSTTSELEPRPAKKKKLQHTGSESEFTGDNSQQLLNQHLKEFRALRTPTDNLCWLHAINLSANENVSGLIERLIAMIKNYLEGNAQELTTEYLNFLSGWEAVQGVENVRLVLKQLTNREWPDFTILLPLLSHLLKKTFVVVNLHASGLTQDQVFTYANPDDFQVTIVSEASSISTTGEPVYLGLLSNDNHFVGIRPSTQDENNPYRCPVCFNNFTENSDIKSTSCFHYICNHCFEKLNKPEWTCPICREEQKFIQALSTHKRRDHTGPQTCDVTVVGEDGQQRPCGTVCKNAKALSTHKRRDHTGPQTCDVTVVGEDGQQRPCGTVCKNAPALSTHKRRDHTGPQTCDMTVVGEDGQQRPCGTVCKNAQALSTHKNQYHTGQKTCDVTVVGEDGQQRPCGTVCKNAPALSNHKRRDHTGQQTCDVTVVGEDGQQRPCGTVCKNAQALSNHKSEYHTGQQTCDVTVVGEDGQQRPCGTVCKNAPALSNHKRRDHTGQQTCDVTVVGEDGQQRPCGTVCKNAQALSYHKSQYHTGPQTCDVTVVGEDGQQRPCGTVCKNAKALSNHKRKHRKRKHGDLSSSEGEE
- a CDS encoding efflux RND transporter periplasmic adaptor subunit, which gives rise to MFNSPLPGKSWLAAIATAVVLSVYLLTADITDINDSAKKALPSAEAMTETTLPTVNARQFNHQLIPRTITLYGKTRPDRVITVSSELAARIVATQAQRGALVREGEALVNLREGSLKAELKSARAQVKKARLDLDSARTLQKKNLIADNQLPQLELAVAEAESRLQRLQIDLENTRIVSPVTGILHERMVELGDFIDRGKPVAEILDLNPLIVSVDVTQELIQSLSVGDDADIRLLGEQSANATVRYISRKANDATRTFTVELAIANPDMELPAGLSVEADLVMGQVRAVELSPALLSLNESGIPGIKWVDRNNIVQFTSAEIVKTGSNSLWLGGIPATARIITRGQGFVKEGSRVVVAGSDATLVAGE